Genomic segment of Sander lucioperca isolate FBNREF2018 chromosome 20, SLUC_FBN_1.2, whole genome shotgun sequence:
GGCAGTGAAGAATAGAACATGAGCGAGCATCCTGTCCGAAAAATTGAGGATTATTTCCCATACATTTTGTGTTACAGTCTAGATGTCTATTTAACATTCACTTACAGTCTTCATtatcaatacatttttcatCAGATATCTTGTAACTCACAGCGGGGCTATTCTGAGGGCTGAGCTCTGCATGAATCTTGGTAAAATAGTTTCTGTAGGACGGATCTGAGGGGTCAAGGACTGTGGCAGAGTGTGATGCCAGTGTGCCGGATCCTAACCTCGACAGGGGTGGTGACGCAGGCTTCTCCTCTGGCTCGTTTCCTAAGAGAGACGAGACAGATAATTCAATACTgtgtaatactgtatatgtggttATAGCATACATAACTACACGAGGCACATGATGCATATactgtgtatgcatgcatgtacataAACAGAGAATACACTACTGTATGTagagcatgaaaacagatttacAGACATCATTTTCCTGTTTAGACACCGCCAAATCTAACTTATGGGCGAGTTGAAGGGGCGCTCCAGCGATCtagtattgcacttccataCAGTTAAGGGTCAGATTAAAAAAGAATGGTAAAAATTGATGCAGTGTAATTTATGCTTATATTTTTTAGTTCCTAGCATGGGTCAAATTCCAAAAATGCAACCAATAGCATATTTTCACCAGACCCTTTCTATGAAGCCCTCTTTCCGACTAGGAAAGTGGGAAGAACCTCACCAACCCTGAGCTCACAATTCAACATGGCTGCTCTGAGCATCAACAGAAGTAAAAGATGATTTTTCAGTCAAAGATCGTCTACACTAAAGATAGCGCATTTCAAGCAGCCCCAATGGtataaaggggcgtggcctcgtttgaacgTGTAGGGAACGTTGTGTGGAtgaatgaaaagttatatttgaataatttattaatatgtcctttttagggctgtcaatcaattaaaaaatttaatctaattaattacatactctgtgattaattaatcgaaatgaatcgcatacataattaacggtaattattaaaaaaaaggtactaaacaacagtcggtgacattaaagaacggcttgtttattgctaaggccatatggtcaaaattaaatgatttaataataatgtataacaataacaataacttatttcactagtaaattgctgttgaatgacaaaaacaaccaccagatgggaaatggacatttacaataacttcaaatgcaccacgaggctgtagtttaccagtttcattctgtgttgtttctccgacggcagctgcagattgttacataccggtgttgaatcctctacagtaaaacacagtcaaaactttacaccgtttagcgttagctgtcagcattgtaaccgtgtttaatccagctactagctagcagtaggctaacgttagctgctgtcgagtatagtgttaactagctagtggtaggctaacgttagctgctgtcgagtatagtgttaactagcgtcacatgcagctgtgtttgtgttgcctgtatcgtctgtttcagagcatcagagagaagcgcagacatatcagtggcaccagatttcagtagccagggttggcaggaagaagatttttacaagttaATGTTCCacttaatgatccaggcagcacattcgcCAGTCcagtggtggctagaacggttccgggtcaaacgtcaatatggaatggattaatctgcgttattttttttaacgcgttattttttttaacgcgttattttttctcagattaattaatcaaaattaacgcgttaatttgacagccctagttcttttgctaacgttagatatctACACAggtaaaatacatatttagcatcacggagattagttttgtttGGGCGTTCACGAACGTTAGTTAatgttagcttctctgtgttgccagatctcgctagagtttggtcctgagacagaaacaggtcacAAACAAAGTtcattttctcctgatgtgtccttCTGAAAAAATGCCTTGTTACTGTCAGACTGTtttggagatatgtggcttgtgaagaatgggtccaatattgatatattgactATGGGGCAAAATaatcgctcataatctgtgttcacattCACTTCTCCCGTTGGAATCAATTCACACAgacctgccgctagtctcccAAAGAGGTGTGGCCATGGCGGAGCCCACGTGACACATATACAGGAAACTAATCTGAGTTTgggcgtctcggttctaaaccgtctctgataCCGTTTTTAGCACCTCtatcttatttgtgtctcaaaatcagtcgttcacacagtACCGTCCatattctatctgtggacatgttgctacgGTGTACTGGCAAAATACCACATCGTGAGTTGGTTTTGCCAACAAAGGTGAACCTGGCTAGAGTTCCCACCAGCCCGTTAAATATAATGGTTTTCCGACTTGTTAGTGGAACAGAGTCAACTCGACTGCACTTTACACATAGTGTTTTGCATCAAACAATTAGGGCCCTGAAGCTTTGAGTCTGCTAATGATGATcttaacaaacaaacacatacacaccagtGGAGGTGTTGTCAAGGGATCCTCTGTTGttttctccttcttcctctaGCAACAGGTACTCCTTAACTACATGCCTCAGTGTCTGATAGGCTTCTTCCCAGTCATCTGCTCACACGCTcaacgcatgcacgcacacatacacacacacacacacacacacacacacacacacacacacacacacacacacaatctggtTGTGAACAGAGCCAATGCATCTCCCATCAAACAGTAATGAATCAAAGATATGGGGATGATGACCTTAGTGTAATGAGGCGCTAGCTAGCAGTGCATAAAAGTGATGAGGTTCCGCACTCCCTGTATGTTCATCTCATTAAGAAACCAGCTAACATGTCTGAGTGCTTTCATGAGGGAATGATAAACACAGCTATTCTGTGGCTACGTGCCCTTAATACATGTGGTAATTGGATTGAAAGGGTCGTATATGGATTTTAGTGCATTGTGTTAAATTTATCTAAGGCTATACCAATGACACTTGGACTGCTCTAAGCCAGGGTAAGGCCgggcatatatatatttttcttttttagctcTGTGAGGCACTACAATGACAAACTGCCAATCACAGAGTGCtcacagcaaagacaacacaattaCTAACATAATATCTAAAAGTTAAATAAGTAGAAATAACATTTCTCCCCAGGGAATCAATTAAGTGTTTTCAtagtttaaacattttttgttgaAAATGATTTGTGAATATTTATAATAACACTTTATACTACAATTAAATATTCATTAACTAAATAGTAAAATGGATCTAATTAGCCATTAGAGGATATACAATTACCGTTACACATTACTCAAGTACAACATcaaacaacatgaataaatacttTCCATGTCACAATCAAAAAATACTTGAATGAAAAAATGCTTCCTTGCCGTACCACAGGGAATAACATTATCGAAGAATCCAAGTCGTTGCCTGTTGGTATTGGCGTATAGCTCTATACGTGACTTTGTCATGTCGAGTTGTGGGGGGGTATAGAGACCATGGCTTTTCAGGTGGCCCATGTACTTCTCCACCTGGATGGGGATGAGCAGGATGTATCGAGGCTCAAAGTAGGTGTTCTTCAGACTGAACACACCCTGCGACGATAGACAAACGGTTTGCAGTTCTGTTCCAATGAGAGTTTGATATTCTCTTTATTGCAACTTTGAATTGTATTGATTGAACATGTTGTCACATTTATTGCAAAAATGATAACTGCACCTTTTAAAGGATCCTATGATGCTGGTAAATTCTCAATCTCTGCTGTCTGTTAATCTACTGGCTTTATTGACCACATATGGTATTGGCCTGCTTGATGTACTCTCAGATAAGAAGTTTCCATACACACCTCTAGCTCCATATGCACACAGCAGGCTAGTCCTTCTCTGGCTACATCTTCTATGGCATCTCTGGTCAGACCGTAGCTGTGACCCCCGTACTGCATGGTTTGGATAAACTTACCCTACAAGAGAATTTCCGGTTATGAAGGGAAAGAATGAGCGACCATTTTAGTGCACTACTTTATTGCCCCATTATTCATCATGGTTACCACAGTTATGAGCTTAATTTATTTCCTAAATTGGACATACTATTTGACATATATACACAACCCCAGCATGTTCTGTCAAGTTTAACAACCTAAAGTAATTTGCCCACCTGTGAACTGAACTTTTGACCTGGTGATCAGGGCAAAAATATCTCTCTTTGTTACTTCTCAAACATGCCCCCTGACCTTTTGTCTGCCAGCTTTTTAGGGCAGTTGTATACGAGGAGCATGGTCTATAACACTAAAATCACTCAGACAAGTAATTCTTGTTCTTCGGTTTGTGGTAACAAAAGTGAATTCAGACACATAACTAGTTGTTATGATTCCCATGAAAAAGTTATcttgtatacattatattactGTAATTTAGTAGCTGTTAGTGCAAATGtaatctttgtgtttttttaggtGTTGATTTGCATCTCTATTTTGACTGGTTTGTTCCATTTAAAATTGCAGCAGTTAGAGAGCACAGACTTTTAAAAAGCAACGTTAAAACTGTCAATTAAATGGCCACATGTGGAGCCAGAGGCAGGAAACTGTATGCCAACAAGACACTGGTAATCTAACTTGGCTTTATTTTGTTAAGTTTtaccctgattaaaaaaatgtctcaaCTCTGTCCTCGCTGCCTTTTAGAACTGCATAAAGTATGACAGACAGTATAATAATGATGAGAAAACGCTTTAACTGTCTCACTACGATTTAATTTAGTCACTTTTTACTGATAATTTGCATAAGATACACTATGTGTCTCCTCAAGATACTAATTCAAACAGGAATTAaagctccctctccctcctttttATGTCCCTGGAGCATTCAAACACTCGTTTACAAGTCTGATGCTACTTAGACGAAATAGCACTGCAGGTGTTCCTTGTGTTTACATCACAGTAAGGAGTATAATAAGTACCAAGGACTGCTGATTGGGGTTCATTTTGAAGGACCACAATAAGTGGGTTCAAGAGGTCATGATTGCATAGTTACTGAGAAGCACATGTGAAGGGAAAAGGAGTGAAGAGGAAGATGGCAGATGACACATGAAAGGTGAGAGCATGAAGAGTAAGAAAGCGAGGACAGGACAGCGATAAACCAAGTAGCTGGCAACAGAAGAATGAAGGGTAAAGAAGAAGAATGGACAAATCAACTGCGGGGCAGGATGGGGGAGGAGGGACAAACTGTTAACCTGATCCACTTCCTCTCTTGGGAGTACACAAAAGGAATCAATTCCAGCATCAAAGGCATGACTGTGTAAATCATTACGTGACCCAGACCTCTATCCATCATCCCCCACCACTCTTACATAATAGGCACCTTGACAAGAGGGACAAGATGGAAAACAAATGTGTCCAAGACATCAGACCTCAGCACCTATGTTTCTGACTTAAGGAAAAAAGTTGGTGAAATGAATGAGATCCAGTAGCTGTTGATtaacaaaaatacaaactgaTCATGTAAATAAAATCAGACCCTGGCAGTTGCCGACCctcaaagaatttttttttgtattttatggaATTTTGACCAGTGGCTGCATATTGATGGTATTATTAGCTCTCTGTGTCCTTGTCAGTTGTCTCATAACTTGCACTGCAAATGTTGAAGGAGATGCTGTGATAAGTCATCCTTGAGAAAATGTAACTAATTGGCtattaattaaatgtttaacaCTTTATCAAAAAAGctcaatttaaataaatgtatcttTGTTAATTAAAATATCAGCCAGTTAAAGTAAAATTAATccattctaaaaaaaaacaattatccAGTGAGTGAATTCAATTTGAAACTTGCTGAGGGAGTTGTGTGaatcaagcaaaaaaaaaagaaaagcttgtGGTAAATATTAATTTGTTGCATGATTTAAGACACTGAGTGCACAAGATTCATGTGAGTGCTGAAAAACCTTGAAATATCAAGGGCTGTGAACGCACCATGTGAAGCATGTTCTGAAAATCTTCCTCATTGACGAAATGGTAATCAATTCCATTCACCTCTGTGGAGTAGGGCCCCCTAGTGGTGTGAGAGAttctgtggacacacacacacacacacacacacacacacacacacacacacacacacacacacacacacacacacacacacacacacacacacacacacacacacacacacacttcatgtaGCATATCTAGCCATATAATTTATGAGGActtagtatgtgaaaaaaatctTAAGACCTGCAACCAATAAAGAGGACCAGTAGGGGGGCTACTTCAGAATATCTGACCTATTCATGAATATGTATTCAGGAGCAAATGCTTCCTTTTTTCCTGTTAGTAATATGTATTTACAAATGTATTTCTATTAACACCAAAGGGTTGCTAAAACTAAGTGAGTCCCACTGAGAATCACCACCCCAATTTGCAGATCTGTGCGGCTTTTAGCTCATTGCTTTGGTTCACCAAACCCCACCGTGTAGTTCATATCATGAGCAGCTGTTTGACTTCTAAGGCAGTAAGTACAAGATACAAAATAGAAAACAgatcaaaataattgttttactTGTCACACCACTAATGCTATTACCAACAGTATCTTGagattagatttatttttgAAAGCTTTACTGTTCCCGTTAACAAAACTTGTTTTACATATTAAATAACCGTTAGAGGGGATATATTATTTCAACATTCAACGATTATATAATGTGCATTTCTCAGTTTAATCTACTGAAtttggttatttatttaagtgCCAGCGCAAGAAGTGTTATCTGACAGTACAGAATCTCTGAATAAGGACTCTGCATGCGACCATCACGTGTGGGTATGTGTACAGATGGTTTGAGACTGACCCATAAGCAAAGTAGTCGCTCAACTCCTGACACAGCCTGTGAGCCAGCTCCCTCTTCCCACAGCCTTGTGGACCGGTCAGAACCAGCATAGGATATGGAGAGTCTGCACTGGGCATAGTACTGCttgaagacacacaaacacaaacacaaacacacacacacacacacatttctgacaCAGATTTTCTTTACAAGTACAATCTCTCTGAGATGAGCAAGAGTTAAGTATATTAACCCATAAAGCCAGAGCACAGACATGAAAGCCACTCCTGCAGTCAATACAAACAGGAGCCTTGTGGGCAATATGGATGTGCTCTTTCTAGGAAGCACAGAGGAGAATAGTAAATTGACTGTAGCTGCAGCATTTTATTTGCTGATGATGgatgttttaaagaaaaaagtgcTGATgcatgaacattttttttttcttttagagaGTAGATAATGTGAGCAATAGAGAAGCACTGCAGATAAAATGCTGCGCAGGTTTGAAAGCAACTTTCGTGATAGTTACTAATCAACACATTTGATTGTAAACCTTTTTACATCGACCTCAGTCAACATTTTGTATTATCCCTTTTCCTACATTAGAATTAATAGTTAACATTATTTTAACTCAATCCGCTGGGTGGTTTAATCTTAAGCTTTACATTCAAGAACAAGGCAGAGAGATTTCAGAGGTTAGGATAATAAacagtactgtatatttgtACCAACCTGTCATAGAGCACCTGAGGCTGCATCAGCTGATAGACCAGGTGGGTCATATGATCCCTGGCTGCCAACACATCCAAAGGAGGGTCATACTTGTTTACTGATGTCACCTGGGATTTAAGGTAAGTAATCAAGTGTCATATAAGCAATTATGTATCCATGGAAAATATAATAGTTGAATTCAGTTGGTGGCATAATTCTAGCTTGGTAAAAAAGGGATCAGGCATGTTGAGCCACAGTGTTTGTGGTGTTAAATTGCAACAGTTCCTCTGGTCAtgaaattatttattatgttCATTCATACCTTTTCTTCTGCAGTGACTTTATCTTGGTCCAACACAGTCAGATGTTGCAGGAGGAAGACAACTGCGAGTCTGTAATCAGGTTGCTCCTACCAATTACATTCACattgcatacagtatattacaaaaATGTACGATGAATCTATACTTAAAGCACAGCCTTTCATCAACTTTCAAAAGCCATATACAGATGGAAGTCATCATAGAGCTTTGAGTGCTTACAGGCTGGGTACAGAACACATGAGGACTAGATGCATAAAGATGGACCTCTGTCATACACAGTATATCTCCACACATGAAATAAATACTTCTCATAGTAGAACCATGTGGTCAATGAAGGGTTGGGTTACCTGTACAGAGTTTCCCAGCAGGTTGAGGTCCCTCAACAGGAACAGATCATGAATGTGTTTGCACTCCTGAATTTCACTGATCTGAAACAAAATtacagtttgtagttactaaaATTAGAAACTTGTTGAGCATGAAAGTCTATGACTACTATTTTGTCAAACtataattttattatgtattagaGTGTACTCGTATTGGAGTCCGCTTATTATTTTGTCGACATTTCATAATCTGTTAAACCTCTGTGCTTGGGCTAGTTTTACTTGTATGTGCGATGGTACAGTGCATTCCTATTATCAgtaaatttgtttttttgaatgTTACTCTCATTGATGAGCTTAATTGCATGTAAGATTTAGGCTGTCATATTTGTGCTGTTCAGCAATTTTTCTGAAGTTTTGCTCAGATCAATACCAGGTTTTTCTCCAGATTTATGGAGCCCAGTAGGTGGAGATTCTGGAGGCCAGAAAGACTGGTTATGCGGTTCAGAGACAAGTCGAGAACCTGCAGACTCTTCAGATTCTCCAACCCTTCAATCCTCTTCAGCTGGTTCCCCCTctagacacagacaggaagaaaaaaaaacacatttaaagagGTAAGTACATGATGAATTTGTACACATACATAAGTGACTTCAAACCCACAGTACTACTTTGTTCAGTCAATGGTTCCCACTAATAAATATTAAGGACATGCCATGGTCGCTCTGCATGGTGCCTGAACCTTCTTTGCCCTTAGTACTGAGTTGAGTGGCaggcctgcctctctctgctaAACCCTGACAGGTGAGGACTGACAGCCAAACAGCTGGCGAGGTGCTAGCGCAGCACGCTAACCAACTAAAGAACCAGACCTGGGCACTCCTCCCTTGTCAGGGTCCCCAGCCTGCTTCTTACTCCATTCCACTGACTGGAGCTTTTATCTATCTGTCTGGCCACACCTCGTCCTGCTCTTGCCAAGCATGTTGGCTGGCAGAGGGCTGCTGTCAGTGGGGGTGGGTGACTGCACTGGTCTCTGGAAGCTCTAGGTCGGTGCTGTGATGGGCTGGGAAACAGGCAGGCTGACAGGGTTGTGCTCTTTAGGGAGCCAGCATGTGAGGAAGTGGGGTCAGGAATGGGATTAGATGGATGCTGGATGAACAAGgtatgagtgagtgtgtgtgctgaaCTTGGTCCAGGCTCACTCAAACACCAGCAGCTGGTCCCAAAGCAAAGCTCCAGACAGGGGCAGACACAGCCAGACCGATGGCTGCTGACAATGAGGAAGCACTGATAAAGGACAGAACGTGCATGTGTGCACAcgtgtacagacacacacacacacacacacacacacacacacacacacacacacacacacacacacacacacacacagaaaaggcCTGCTGTTGTACCATATGGTGATTCTCAAACAGGGGGCCAAGGTTTCACTGAATGTAAAAATGCAGCCAAAAACAGATACATAAAGAGAAAGCCAGAGGGGAGACAATAGAGAGCAAACATAAATAGGTAAAAATGTAGCATACATGAGGTAAAATACTCTGAAATAGctcctactgtgtgtgtgtgtgtgtgtgtgtgtgtgtgtgtggggatacTAGACAACACATGGAGGGAAACAACCTCCTGCAAAGCAGAGCCATACACGTAAGTGTTTGGCAAAGAAAGACACATTTTCagatttctgtttacaattcaTGCTTGTGAGTAAGTGATTGAATGTGCTGTAcgaatgtttgtgttgtgttcatATTTCTGACTGTAATAGAGTAGGACCTACAAGGCAAAGGTGTGTGAGAAGCACAGGACTGTCCAGGCCGCTGATCCTAGAGATCCTGTTGTGTGCCAGGTTGAGATGGGTGAGCTTGCAACATTGCTCAAGACCACTGATCTCACTGAGACAGTTGTCTGAGTATGGGAATGTTAAGAATAATACAAAAGGGGGAAATGCTGCTGAACATAGTGCGTTTCTTAAGTATATTTTCATAGACATTATCATATATAGGTAAAGAAAAAAGCTTTAgggttttgaaaaaaataattgagtGTGTGACTGAAAGAGAAAGAGGCAAAGTCAAAGACGTAGGAAGTGTGTGTGCAAGTTGCACATGGATAAATGTAAATGTCTCTTAGTAAGGATACAGCCCAGATCCAAATGACTAAGAGATGAATAGGCTGACAAATCCTTCATTTTTGTCATACGGTTGTGGGATAAATTGACCtcctgcaaaaagaaaagcagcacaCTATTAacaaaagtcatgaaagtcTTCAGTACATCTCACTAAAGAAATTCTCAGAGTGAATCCATAGAGCATGGGAAGGAATTTTCAATTTACTAAAGTTCACTGTCGTTCAAGGGCAGTTAATGCCTTGTAAGCATATTCAAAGAGACTACAGATGGGCTATGGAAATCCATGCCTATCTTAAGGGAATAGCATGAGAAAGTGAAGCCTTATCCTGTCAGCTCAAGGTCCTGCATTACTTTTAGGTTCTTGGGTGGCTGGAATCCAAAGAAGCTGGAGATGTCATTGTGAGAAGCGTCTAGGATGACGAGGTAGGGCATGTGGCTCACACAGGATAAATCTAGCAGGTGAGTAATGTTAGAGTAATTGATCAAAGGATGAAGAAAGCAACAGAAAAGCAAAATATTCAAATCATGTCTTAATTAGATCTCTTTCAAAAAAGTCTGTAATAGGTTTAAGGATGCTTAATTAATATGAGAATAACAAAAAGTAACCTTTAATTTTGTTGTGTGGCAGTTCCAGCTTTTGAAGATGGACATAATTGCATAAAACAGAGATGTCATTGAGATCAtgactctaaaaaaaaaagaaaaatacaacctTAGTTCAACTTAATTTGCCTCaacatgatgttttttttttacgattgCTAACATGCATTGGTCAAAACTGAAGTAGTAAGGAAGCAAAACAGAAGTCTATTTGGACCAAACTGTGAATCATTTTGAATTGCTTTTACACAAAATGCATTCAATgacaacacttttttcaatatccaTGAACTCTTTTTTCATTCATACTCCACCACCTGCAAAACATTATATATCTGCAGCACATTGTTCAAATGCTCTGTTttcaaaactgttaaaaaacacattcaaaacagaatgagGGAAAATTCTGTGCATTTCTGGAGTAaccatattaaaatataaacagaacaaacaacaaTCAAACAAATGATTTCAGCTGAAAGAGAAGACGTAagatgtgatgttgatgaaAACTAGTTCAGTGCCCGTTGAggtgcttggcctgtggtattgcagcttgtagaattcatcaaaaccaaattgtaccccaaaattacttacagaaggacccccaaaccacttaatatgcaactcccctgtataccctactactaacttactgatttacctgacagagaaggttgcagattcagaatgtaatcacaaaatatcacaatgaaaatgtggagtaatgtgCCCGGGTTGGGtgagtgggtagagcaggcgcacatataattagaggtttattcctcgaggcagtggtccagggttcgaatctgacctgtgacaatttcctgcatgtcttgcccctctctctcccctttctcataTAGCTGTCTTGTCGAATAAAgttggaaaagcccaaaaaataatctttaaaaaaagaaaatgtggagtaatcagacattagcctcaggg
This window contains:
- the lrguk gene encoding leucine-rich repeat and guanylate kinase domain-containing protein isoform X4, with amino-acid sequence MKETTSQQFSSASPTYFPPGSLSDVPLAEASGCGELTLEENKDMEKDGVLTAEVVSSCMSNLGRVGTGLQHLYHHLSLPSHDLNDISVLCNYVHLQKLELPHNKIKDLSCVSHMPYLVILDASHNDISSFFGFQPPKNLKEVNLSHNRMTKMKDLSAYSSLSHLDLGYNCLSEISGLEQCCKLTHLNLAHNRISRISGLDSPVLLTHLCLRGNQLKRIEGLENLKSLQVLDLSLNRITSLSGLQNLHLLGSINLEKNLISEIQECKHIHDLFLLRDLNLLGNSVQEQPDYRLAVVFLLQHLTVLDQDKVTAEEKVTSVNKYDPPLDVLAARDHMTHLVYQLMQPQVLYDSSTMPSADSPYPMLVLTGPQGCGKRELAHRLCQELSDYFAYGISHTTRGPYSTEVNGIDYHFVNEEDFQNMLHMGKFIQTMQYGGHSYGLTRDAIEDVAREGLACCVHMELEGVFSLKNTYFEPRYILLIPIQVEKYMGHLKSHGLYTPPQLDMTKSRIELYANTNRQRLGFFDNVIPCDDWEEAYQTLRHVVKEYLLLEEEGENNRGSLDNTSTGNEPEEKPASPPLSRLGSGTLASHSATVLDPSDPSYRNYFTKIHAELSPQNSPAELASIRRREQLVREAVVGKSPGVYSQLFKSSAQTAASSLQKPNTHLSEDNSNSDESRASSALTVPSSATGLSGSVEPLDMSVQGHTLEALKGQTPEAHCPGTDQLAVAMSPSSDRRPGSDIKPILPPIPAGRKTPASPSPAPSPRPSPNTAVDAGGNVDREG
- the lrguk gene encoding leucine-rich repeat and guanylate kinase domain-containing protein isoform X3; amino-acid sequence: MKETTSQQFSSASPTYFPPGSLSDVPLAEASGCGELTLEENKDMEVKQKDGVLTAEVVSSCMSNLGRVGTGLQHLYHHLSLPSHDLNDISVLCNYVHLQKLELPHNKIKDLSCVSHMPYLVILDASHNDISSFFGFQPPKNLKEVNLSHNRMTKMKDLSAYSSLSHLDLGYNCLSEISGLEQCCKLTHLNLAHNRISRISGLDSPVLLTHLCLRGNQLKRIEGLENLKSLQVLDLSLNRITSLSGLQNLHLLGSINLEKNLISEIQECKHIHDLFLLRDLNLLGNSVQEQPDYRLAVVFLLQHLTVLDQDKVTAEEKVTSVNKYDPPLDVLAARDHMTHLVYQLMQPQVLYDSSTMPSADSPYPMLVLTGPQGCGKRELAHRLCQELSDYFAYGISHTTRGPYSTEVNGIDYHFVNEEDFQNMLHMGKFIQTMQYGGHSYGLTRDAIEDVAREGLACCVHMELEGVFSLKNTYFEPRYILLIPIQVEKYMGHLKSHGLYTPPQLDMTKSRIELYANTNRQRLGFFDNVIPCDDWEEAYQTLRHVVKEYLLLEEEGENNRGSLDNTSTGNEPEEKPASPPLSRLGSGTLASHSATVLDPSDPSYRNYFTKIHAELSPQNSPAELASIRRREQLVREAVVGKSPGVYSQLFKSSAQTAASSLQKPNTHLSEDNSNSDESRASSALTVPSSATGLSGSVEPLDMSVQGHTLEALKGQTPEAHCPGTDQLAVAMSPSSDRRPGSDIKPILPPIPAGRKTPASPSPAPSPRPSPNTAVDAGGNVDREG
- the lrguk gene encoding leucine-rich repeat and guanylate kinase domain-containing protein isoform X1; protein product: MKETTSQQFSSASPTYFPPGSLSDVPLAEASGCGELTLEENKDMEVKQVTLHKRSGEVKQHSKKDGVLTAEVVSSCMSNLGRVGTGLQHLYHHLSLPSHDLNDISVLCNYVHLQKLELPHNKIKDLSCVSHMPYLVILDASHNDISSFFGFQPPKNLKEVNLSHNRMTKMKDLSAYSSLSHLDLGYNCLSEISGLEQCCKLTHLNLAHNRISRISGLDSPVLLTHLCLRGNQLKRIEGLENLKSLQVLDLSLNRITSLSGLQNLHLLGSINLEKNLISEIQECKHIHDLFLLRDLNLLGNSVQEQPDYRLAVVFLLQHLTVLDQDKVTAEEKVTSVNKYDPPLDVLAARDHMTHLVYQLMQPQVLYDSSTMPSADSPYPMLVLTGPQGCGKRELAHRLCQELSDYFAYGISHTTRGPYSTEVNGIDYHFVNEEDFQNMLHMGKFIQTMQYGGHSYGLTRDAIEDVAREGLACCVHMELEGVFSLKNTYFEPRYILLIPIQVEKYMGHLKSHGLYTPPQLDMTKSRIELYANTNRQRLGFFDNVIPCDDWEEAYQTLRHVVKEYLLLEEEGENNRGSLDNTSTGNEPEEKPASPPLSRLGSGTLASHSATVLDPSDPSYRNYFTKIHAELSPQNSPAELASIRRREQLVREAVVGKSPGVYSQLFKSSAQTAASSLQKPNTHLSEDNSNSDESRASSALTVPSSATGLSGSVEPLDMSVQGHTLEALKGQTPEAHCPGTDQLAVAMSPSSDRRPGSDIKPILPPIPAGRKTPASPSPAPSPRPSPNTAVDAGGNVDREG
- the lrguk gene encoding leucine-rich repeat and guanylate kinase domain-containing protein isoform X2, coding for MKETTSQQFSSASPTYFPPGSLSDVPLAEASGCGELTLEENKDMEVKQVTLHKRSGEVKQHSKKDGVLTAEVVSSCMSNLGRVGTGLQHLYHHLSLPSHDLNDISVLCNYVHLQKLELPHNKIKDLSCVSHMPYLVILDASHNDISSFFGFQPPKNLKEVNLSHNRMTKMKDLSAYSSLSHLDLGYNCLSEISGLEQCCKLTHLNLAHNRISRISGLDSPVLLTHLCLRGNQLKRIEGLENLKSLQVLDLSLNRITSLSGLQNLHLLGSINLEKNLISEIQECKHIHDLFLLRDLNLLGNSVQEQPDYRLAVVFLLQHLTVLDQDKVTAEEKVTSVNKYDPPLDVLAARDHMTHLVYQLMQPQVLYDSTMPSADSPYPMLVLTGPQGCGKRELAHRLCQELSDYFAYGISHTTRGPYSTEVNGIDYHFVNEEDFQNMLHMGKFIQTMQYGGHSYGLTRDAIEDVAREGLACCVHMELEGVFSLKNTYFEPRYILLIPIQVEKYMGHLKSHGLYTPPQLDMTKSRIELYANTNRQRLGFFDNVIPCDDWEEAYQTLRHVVKEYLLLEEEGENNRGSLDNTSTGNEPEEKPASPPLSRLGSGTLASHSATVLDPSDPSYRNYFTKIHAELSPQNSPAELASIRRREQLVREAVVGKSPGVYSQLFKSSAQTAASSLQKPNTHLSEDNSNSDESRASSALTVPSSATGLSGSVEPLDMSVQGHTLEALKGQTPEAHCPGTDQLAVAMSPSSDRRPGSDIKPILPPIPAGRKTPASPSPAPSPRPSPNTAVDAGGNVDREG